In the genome of Ancylomarina subtilis, one region contains:
- a CDS encoding methyltransferase: MNPMELREVSMAFQKSRILLTAYELDLFTFIGKDCYSSEKISNALNSHKDATERLLNALVALNLLVKTDGNYRNSEESYQLLSKNSPNYLGGLMHMNHLWHTWSQLTDVVKTGKPAQSTEINQRGNEWLESFIHAMHDRGKRQAPSQVSKINLQNIESVLDVGGGSGCFCMEFIKRKPGLRTAIFDLPNVVPISKRIIEKEGFTGKIEHYSGDYTKDELPKGFDLVFLSAIIHSNSNETNQGLVKKCYNSLNANGKIIIQDWIMNDAKTKPVQGAIFSINMLVGVEGGNCYSENEVSQWMNHAGFTDISKLVLESGIVQVVGLKKDI; this comes from the coding sequence ATGAATCCAATGGAACTCAGAGAAGTGTCAATGGCTTTTCAGAAAAGCAGAATATTGTTAACGGCTTACGAATTAGATCTTTTCACATTTATAGGTAAGGACTGCTACAGCTCTGAAAAAATTTCGAATGCCTTAAACTCTCATAAAGATGCTACAGAAAGACTGTTGAATGCTTTGGTCGCTTTAAACCTGTTGGTAAAAACCGATGGGAATTACAGGAATTCAGAGGAGAGTTATCAGTTGCTTTCGAAAAACAGCCCGAATTATTTGGGTGGCTTGATGCATATGAACCATTTGTGGCATACCTGGAGTCAACTAACTGATGTGGTGAAAACCGGAAAACCAGCCCAATCAACAGAAATTAACCAAAGAGGCAATGAATGGTTGGAGTCATTTATCCATGCCATGCACGATAGAGGAAAAAGGCAAGCCCCCTCTCAGGTTTCAAAAATCAACCTGCAAAATATCGAATCGGTGTTGGATGTTGGAGGTGGTTCTGGCTGTTTTTGTATGGAATTCATAAAGAGAAAACCAGGTTTGAGAACCGCGATTTTCGATCTGCCGAATGTCGTTCCCATTTCAAAGAGAATCATCGAGAAAGAAGGTTTTACAGGAAAAATTGAACATTATAGCGGCGACTACACGAAGGATGAACTCCCCAAAGGTTTCGATTTGGTCTTTCTGTCTGCCATCATCCACAGCAATTCAAACGAAACCAATCAAGGCTTGGTGAAAAAGTGCTACAATTCTTTAAATGCCAATGGAAAAATAATCATTCAGGATTGGATCATGAACGATGCAAAAACAAAGCCTGTACAAGGAGCCATTTTTTCGATTAATATGTTGGTTGGAGTTGAAGGAGGCAATTGTTATTCTGAAAATGAAGTCAGTCAATGGATGAATCATGCAGGTTTTACCGATATTTCTAAACTTGTTTTAGAATCAGGTATAGTGCAAGTCGTTGGACTTAAAAAAGATATTTAA
- a CDS encoding cysteine hydrolase family protein — protein MARKKRRLRTIILCIAGVIILFVIILIVNLIVFEKNASVVSKGQPIENYNEPNCALLVIDIQEATTGEISTNSFYTSNSDALINKINRVSDYCENQNIPIIFIRSAITNPLINLLNDSYAEGSPGAKFDKRLKLNSNLEIVKSKNDAFIDTKLDNILSNNKINELYIVGLDAAYCINSTVEAAQNRNYRVNLLDDAILSESVKTKDSMIVSFKNRGVNVLKFDRLRK, from the coding sequence TTCTTTTCGTTATAATCCTAATTGTCAACCTAATCGTTTTTGAAAAAAATGCATCTGTGGTTTCAAAAGGGCAACCCATAGAGAATTACAACGAACCTAATTGTGCCCTTTTAGTTATCGATATCCAAGAAGCAACAACAGGCGAAATTTCGACAAACTCATTCTATACCAGTAATTCAGATGCCTTAATAAACAAAATAAACCGGGTATCAGACTATTGTGAAAATCAAAACATACCCATTATTTTTATTAGAAGTGCAATCACAAATCCTTTAATCAATCTCCTGAACGATTCATATGCCGAAGGGAGTCCGGGAGCAAAATTTGATAAACGACTGAAATTAAATTCAAATTTAGAGATCGTTAAAAGTAAGAATGATGCGTTTATAGATACTAAACTTGATAATATCTTATCCAACAATAAAATAAATGAACTGTATATCGTTGGTTTAGACGCTGCTTATTGCATAAACAGTACGGTTGAAGCCGCACAGAATCGAAATTACAGAGTTAATCTTTTAGATGACGCGATTTTATCAGAATCAGTTAAGACAAAGGATAGTATGATCGTGAGTTTTAAAAACAGAGGTGTCAACGTTTTAAAATTTGATCGCTTAAGAAAATAG